Proteins from a single region of Geothrix sp. PMB-07:
- a CDS encoding ATP-dependent RecD-like DNA helicase, whose amino-acid sequence MAEGRVLSPVGCFGPRPWQELLERAQVLLKELGLEPTLATLAHRVARLAPTPEARHQAFWLLLGVLISESQGHSRVNLEQPDWPAPLAAAMGPWEPLRQALESAELEGLVGTAQKAGRPLIRDGRWLSSQRLRASETRVAEALRTRLQRPAAEGRVAESVLSHPVALNAGQCHAVALALTSPLTLITGRPGTGKTSILVALLRSLQRQAEPLPLDRILLAAPTGKAAQRMGEALRQGWDAIPEPDALDLRLREEGPEPRTLHRALGYHAGTGGFRHHAEHPLPAELVIVDETSMIGLELLEALLAALAPEARLVLLGDADQLPSVEAGAAFRELVASLPQATATLRQSYRMDPRNPKGRHILLQAERIQEPARAAELWGEDGLRRGSVEEAATAGGVWLVEPLPPKGRWMAAFLQSWLQERIWAGAGPAAWRAKVLPPLHHDQQTWAQIDLDRARDLLAHFDGFRLLCPVNEGNDLGGVDPMNRHLHALALEASADRLEWQPRFVAGEPVLVLRNDAQRGLFNGDQGVVLPVKRGRGEPHLEALFPRGSGLVGFPLPSIQDSLDHAYAMTVHKSQGSEFRHLALVLPPAEHPALTREVLYTALTRAKESVLLLGTQEAVQAACARSVARRSGLSGQLG is encoded by the coding sequence ATGGCTGAAGGGCGCGTGCTGTCCCCCGTGGGCTGCTTCGGGCCGCGCCCCTGGCAGGAGTTGCTGGAACGCGCCCAGGTGCTGCTGAAGGAGCTTGGCCTGGAGCCGACACTGGCCACCCTGGCCCACCGTGTGGCGCGGCTGGCGCCAACGCCTGAAGCCCGCCACCAAGCCTTCTGGCTGCTGCTGGGCGTGCTGATCTCTGAGAGCCAGGGCCACAGCCGGGTGAATCTGGAACAGCCCGACTGGCCTGCTCCCCTCGCCGCCGCCATGGGCCCGTGGGAACCGCTGCGACAGGCCCTTGAGAGCGCGGAGCTGGAGGGCTTGGTGGGTACGGCGCAGAAGGCGGGGCGCCCCCTCATCCGCGATGGCCGCTGGCTCTCCTCCCAGCGGTTGCGGGCTTCGGAAACGCGGGTGGCCGAGGCCCTGCGCACCCGGTTGCAGCGGCCCGCCGCCGAAGGAAGGGTGGCTGAATCGGTGTTGAGCCACCCCGTGGCGCTCAACGCGGGGCAGTGCCACGCCGTGGCCTTGGCCCTGACGTCACCACTCACCCTCATCACCGGCCGTCCCGGCACGGGGAAAACTTCCATCCTCGTGGCCCTGCTGCGTTCCCTGCAGCGCCAGGCGGAACCCCTGCCCCTGGATCGCATCCTCCTGGCAGCCCCCACGGGCAAGGCCGCCCAGCGCATGGGCGAGGCGCTGCGGCAGGGCTGGGACGCCATTCCGGAACCCGATGCGCTCGACCTCAGGCTGCGCGAGGAAGGTCCCGAACCGCGCACCCTGCACCGCGCCCTGGGCTACCACGCAGGCACCGGCGGCTTCCGCCACCATGCGGAGCACCCGCTCCCCGCCGAGTTGGTCATCGTCGACGAAACCTCCATGATCGGCCTGGAACTGCTGGAGGCCCTGCTCGCGGCCCTGGCTCCCGAGGCGCGTCTGGTACTGCTGGGCGATGCGGACCAGCTGCCCTCGGTGGAAGCCGGGGCCGCGTTCCGCGAGTTGGTGGCCAGCCTGCCCCAGGCCACGGCAACCCTGCGCCAGAGCTACCGCATGGATCCCCGCAACCCCAAGGGCCGCCACATTCTGCTGCAGGCGGAACGCATTCAGGAGCCCGCTCGCGCCGCCGAATTGTGGGGCGAGGATGGCCTCCGCCGAGGTTCGGTGGAGGAGGCCGCAACGGCGGGCGGGGTCTGGCTGGTGGAGCCGCTGCCACCCAAAGGACGCTGGATGGCCGCCTTCCTCCAGAGCTGGCTGCAGGAGCGCATCTGGGCCGGCGCGGGACCCGCGGCCTGGCGGGCCAAGGTGCTGCCGCCGCTTCATCACGATCAGCAGACATGGGCCCAGATCGATCTCGACCGCGCCCGCGACCTGCTGGCCCACTTCGATGGTTTCCGGCTGCTCTGCCCCGTGAACGAAGGGAACGATCTGGGCGGGGTCGATCCCATGAACCGGCATCTGCATGCGCTGGCCCTGGAGGCGTCTGCCGACCGGCTGGAATGGCAGCCCCGCTTCGTGGCGGGAGAACCCGTCCTGGTGCTCCGCAACGATGCGCAGCGCGGCCTCTTCAACGGTGATCAGGGCGTGGTGCTGCCTGTGAAACGCGGCCGCGGCGAGCCCCACCTGGAGGCCCTGTTCCCCCGGGGCAGTGGCCTGGTGGGCTTCCCGCTACCGTCCATCCAGGACAGCCTGGATCACGCCTATGCCATGACCGTGCACAAATCACAGGGATCGGAGTTCAGGCATCTGGCCCTGGTGCTGCCTCCGGCCGAACATCCAGCCCTCACGCGCGAGGTGCTCTACACCGCCCTCACCCGCGCCAAGGAAAGCGTGCTGCTGCTGGGCACCCAGGAGGCGGTGCAGGCAGCCTGTGCGCGCAGTGTGGCGCGGCGCTCGGGGCTGAGCGGGCAGTTGGGCTAG